The genomic interval gaattttttaaccaaaccgatcagaagccccattgacttttttttccctttttcatACTTATGGATGTCAATGAGGCTTCTgatcaatttttattttttaactatccctttattaGGAATTATTTGTGAAAACTATTGATGTGTGCTAtaaagtctcaatctaatgatgagatttggagcaaCAATTTGATTGCATTGATTCattcattgatttcaatatttgaaatgaccttacttagtcaatattaaagatagctgggttttcacaggcagggtgaCATATTATTTAAATTGCACAATAGTTTATTCTTTTTGAGCCTAGGGTGTGATTCTGTAGCATTTATTCATTAATCtgcaaaactgtaaaataaGTATATTTATTATAACTTATTCTAGCTGTGATCTTGGACCCCAAAACTCCCCAAACCAAAACCTCCccacaaatgttttttctttgacGCATGGGGACACAACTGCGTGCAAGAAACTTGATCTCCTGTGTGCTCAATGTGTCTTTATAGCTGAAAGCCATAGTTTCTCGTCTGATGTATTTAAATAGTCCCTAAGTCAATCTTTCCTCTGCGGACCCCCGGTCTCAAGGACGGGCTCTCGTTTCAAATGGGAAGACGGCGCAATGGAAACATTACAGTTCTCCAAGGGGCTATCAAGTGGAACTCATAATTTGATAGTGTGGATTGGTCCTGTTGTGTCTATTTAAGACACATAACCATCATGCTAATGTGCCGAAACCTCTTGATGACCCTCAAGGCCATTTCTCATATCATGTTCTTACATTCAGTTCCGTGAAGAATGGACTTGATCCCTTCCTAATTAAGTAGTTATTACAGGGAAACCCTGATCATGCTCAGATGTCCCAACCCATGTGCTGCAGGGTCACGTGTCACACCGACTGAATTTGAGATCTGATGGAACttaattttgtgttttaaagggatagttcacccaaaaatggaaaTTCTGGCATCATTAACTCATCATCATGATGTTACAAACCTTGTTGttagtttttcctactatggaagtcaatggttacactgcaaaaaaaatgatttttcttgatgagcaaaacgacccaagaaaataagtctagtttttagaccaaaaatatcaaatttaagtgattttgtgcataaaaacaagcaaaaaaaatctgccaatggggtaagcaattttttttttcaatttttcttgaatttagtgtttagatttttttgcttaccccattggcagatttttttgcttgttttatgcacaaagtcactaaaatttgatatttttggtctaaaaactagacttattttcttgggttgttttgatcatcaagaaaaagatatggtaacactttagtatAGGGACCAATTCTCACTTTTAACTAGTGTCTTATTAGCTTACATATTAGCTGTTTATTAGTGCTTATAAAGGACATATTAATGCTTTGTTCTTCATGACCATATTTTACATCCCTTAACCCAATCCAATACCTAAACCTAACGTCTACAACAACTACCTTATTAGCTATTAATTAGCAGTAAATTGGGAGTTTACTCAGGCAAAAGTCATAATTAATAACCAATAAGTGTTCCCCatactaaagtgttaccaaagatatttttactgaaattaagacaaaaacactaagaattttttttcttgaaaatcatttttttgcactgaaaaaaatattcattcaatttttttaaggtaagtggttgcaatcaatttatttaagccacatttaaacaaaaaagattagtaaagtaaagtaaaataaaaaaacttttgtttaaatatagcttaaataaattgattgcaaccacttaccttaaaaaatttgagtaaattgaatgaataatttttttcatttatcaaaaaatcttcttttgtgttcatcagaaaaaaattaattcatacaggtttaaaacaacacgaggatgagaaaatgacagaattttcattttgggtgaactatccctttaacaatgtAGCTGTCCCGTGAGCTTTAAGCGGCATTGTTGATGCATATTCGCCAACTAAGAAGTCACGATAGCTTAAACCTGCCACAAAGATGTTTTGCCCCTTCACCCCAGCCACAACGTTTCGATATTAAGAGTGCCTTAACATTTGAAAAAGTGTTTAGGACTTAATACCTGTTGAAGCACCTGTAGTTAACTGGTGGTAGTTTCTGTGGAGGTGTCTGGCTGTTAAAGGAGGTCAGAGGCTCCTGGTTGTGTCCGAGGGCTTCTTGCCAAGGGGAACAATATAATTTCGGCATGGCCGTGGAATTAAACATCTCTCGGGGGATCTCTCTTAGGGGCCCGGTGTAACCTAAAAGGACAGGATGGCTCTTCATGAGTCACAGTGCCAGTTATAGAGGGAACGTTGCTTTCGTGGTGCCTTTTCGTGCATGCTACATAGAGATGTAATGCCAGGCATTAGCACATATGCACGCTACTGGATATTCAGACGATCCCTCGGGGCCACGGGCAGATAAGGAGAGAAACAGGAGATGCTTATTAAGGGGTCCACAGAAAGAGCAAAAGCATTAGACAGTTAATTGGGTTTAGTGGATCCAGGCAGAAACTCGATTGAGAGACGTCAGGAAGAGTTGCAAAACAGTTGCTGCACATTAACAAGTGAtttttaaattaacccagaaaatatttatatgtaacccaacaatgagttaaaggtgcagtgtctaatttttagaaggatctcttgaaagaaatgcaaaataatataaaaaactatattatcattgGAGTTTAAAATGAaccgtaatgtttttattaccttagaatcaGAAGTTTTTAACTACAAACCCAGAGGTTCCCCATACaaggaagccgccattttgtgccgccatgtttctgcagaagcccttaacaaacaaacttttttactgagttgtctccgacgatgacatttttgtccagtggtggctatcgtagcttctttatgcatttcaGAAGCGAGGGTTGGGACGTGGACTGAGCCGGTGGTTGCAATTTgaaaccttaccactagatgccgctaaaatttacacactgcacctttaaaataaccATACAGTACACTTTCATTGTAATACTCTTTGTATTAGGGACAATATCACCCAGTCATGTTATATCTTGTGATGATAACTTTATATAAGCAAGATCAATCAATTGTTATTGAAAAgcaacattttattaatatacaGGCCACAAAGACTGAAATAATAGAAACAGCACACGTTACCTGGTGCTAGGACGCTGGGGTTGCCTTTTTTAGCCACTGAGTTCTTCAGGTTGGTGATGAGACTGTGTCTACCGGTCACTGCATATCCCTGGTTTTCTTTTTCCCCCTGCGTCGGGTTCTGGTTTTGATTTTGTTCCATATCGTTCTGATggaaagcaaaataaaaaagataaacCATATAATTGTGATAAGTAAAAAATAGTAAATGATAGTAAAAAATATCAGAGAAAAAATGTAACTCCCATATCTTTTGTTATTGACTTAAAGAAtgtcaaatacacaaaataagtctcgtttttagaccaaaaatatcaaatttaagtgattttgtgcaaaaaaacaagcaaaaaaatctgccaatggggtaagcaaatttttcttgaatttttcttgaatttagtttttaagaaaaatgttcaagattttttgctcaccccattggcagatttttttgaaaataatgcacacccaaggtgcaatgcggcacgacgcgaagcggagtgtgcattattttcaaataattcaaaggactggagtgaattattcctcttataccacggttaccacaaacattgctctggtgcctacttttaagacatttaaaatgttaggtttgcggttatcagaaattaatccatacccatggaacatttctctgCCAAttagaatacagcattcaatagacccgtggtataacttGAGATAATATAAATTTTGCATATTCACTGGTACACGTATGATTTCTTACAAGAAAAGTCAGTTTTGCATTGATTatttaaggaataattgacgacgggccattgaattatttgaaaataatgcacaccaaggtggtaatgcgcgGAGTGCCgtgacgcgaagcggagtgtgcattattttcaaataattcaaaggaccggagtccattattccgcttataccacggttaccacaaacaatgctctggtgcctatttttaagacatttgacaagttaggtgtgcggtttacagaaaaataatcaacacccatagatcatttctcagccaatcagaatgcagcaatcaacagacccgtggtataaataacATTATTATATAGTATTGTGTATGTTCAGGTTTGGCGCTCTTACGTATATGACCATGGGGGAACCCGCTGTGCTCTCCAGTGTGTATTTCTCCGCTCTTCTTTGGCGCTCCTGGAACATTCTGGATCCTCTGTTATTGGTAAGATTCAGCTCTTCCAGCATTAAATCCCTTGGAACGCTGACCTTCTTTCCCAAGTTCAGACCTTCACACACATCAACAAAGTCACTGTTTGTGGTGTAACCCAACAA from Misgurnus anguillicaudatus chromosome 16, ASM2758022v2, whole genome shotgun sequence carries:
- the myoz3a gene encoding myozenin-2 isoform X2 codes for the protein MQSKQRQQQARIFLSTKGGLNLGKKVSVPRDLMLEELNLTNNRGSRMFQERQRRAEKYTLESTAGSPMVIYNDMEQNQNQNPTQGEKENQGYAVTGRHSLITNLKNSVAKKGNPSVLAPGYTGPLREIPREMFNSTAMPKLYCSPWQEALGHNQEPLTSFNSQTPPQKLPPVNYRCFNRAAVPFGGPVRSQRVIPVIGFEQPEIQNLPGVTLAMISKRPNFNRAPRGWATGYSPESNDL
- the myoz3a gene encoding myozenin-2 isoform X1; the encoded protein is MTRCIPFWKCCVSNRLDKMQSKQRQQQARIFLSTKGGLNLGKKVSVPRDLMLEELNLTNNRGSRMFQERQRRAEKYTLESTAGSPMVIYNDMEQNQNQNPTQGEKENQGYAVTGRHSLITNLKNSVAKKGNPSVLAPGYTGPLREIPREMFNSTAMPKLYCSPWQEALGHNQEPLTSFNSQTPPQKLPPVNYRCFNRAAVPFGGPVRSQRVIPVIGFEQPEIQNLPGVTLAMISKRPNFNRAPRGWATGYSPESNDL